A portion of the Algisphaera agarilytica genome contains these proteins:
- the dprA gene encoding DNA-processing protein DprA, producing the protein MDFRDHESCALLALMLTPGLGQTLIGRCVEAFGSAEAVLGVSGQQLGGVKGISPKRSGELKRKLDEVLQSGAVERELEAVRAAGVSLVHRESEAYPRLLKLIPDPPLLLWVRGELREDDALALGIVGSRRCSHYGREQADRFAAQCASAGLCIVSGGAYGIDIAAHRAAMRVKGRTIAVIGSGLGVPYPKDHVPVFDEIVDEGLGAVVSEFPMGVGPKPENFPRRNRIISGMAMGVLVVEAAKRSGALITARLCVEDHCRECMALPGRVDAPGSAGCHKIIREGWATLVTSAADVLDQLGDAGQLLKAGLDKREQKAKPQAASEDQPGSLFDVTLTEPQKKLVEALSEGRSLDELVAWMGGEVGPVQADLTMLEIRGVIQRRGGLFVRRR; encoded by the coding sequence ATGGATTTCCGGGACCATGAATCTTGTGCGCTGCTTGCGTTGATGCTGACGCCGGGGCTGGGGCAGACGCTGATCGGGCGGTGTGTTGAAGCGTTCGGATCGGCCGAGGCGGTGCTTGGGGTTTCGGGTCAGCAGCTCGGCGGGGTCAAAGGTATCTCGCCGAAACGAAGCGGTGAGCTGAAGCGGAAGCTCGACGAGGTATTGCAGAGTGGGGCGGTGGAGCGGGAGCTTGAAGCTGTGCGGGCGGCGGGGGTGTCGTTGGTGCATCGTGAGAGCGAGGCGTATCCGCGTTTGTTGAAACTCATCCCCGATCCGCCGTTGCTGCTTTGGGTGCGCGGCGAATTGCGCGAGGACGATGCGTTGGCGTTGGGGATTGTTGGGTCGCGGCGGTGTTCGCACTACGGCCGAGAGCAGGCGGATCGGTTTGCAGCGCAGTGCGCCTCGGCGGGGTTGTGCATCGTGTCGGGCGGGGCGTACGGGATCGACATCGCAGCACACCGCGCGGCGATGCGGGTGAAGGGGCGCACCATCGCGGTGATCGGGTCGGGGCTGGGGGTGCCTTATCCGAAGGACCACGTGCCGGTGTTCGACGAGATCGTGGACGAGGGTTTGGGGGCGGTGGTGAGCGAGTTCCCGATGGGCGTCGGGCCCAAGCCGGAGAACTTCCCGCGTCGGAACCGGATCATCAGCGGGATGGCGATGGGGGTGTTGGTGGTCGAGGCGGCCAAGCGGTCCGGGGCGCTCATCACGGCGAGGTTGTGCGTGGAAGACCACTGCCGGGAGTGCATGGCCTTGCCGGGCCGGGTCGATGCGCCGGGCTCGGCGGGGTGCCACAAGATCATCCGCGAAGGCTGGGCGACGCTGGTGACTTCGGCGGCGGATGTGCTGGATCAACTGGGCGACGCGGGGCAGTTGCTGAAAGCGGGGTTGGATAAGAGGGAGCAGAAAGCTAAGCCGCAAGCGGCGTCGGAAGATCAGCCGGGTTCGTTGTTTGACGTGACGCTGACCGAACCGCAGAAAAAACTGGTCGAGGCTTTGTCGGAAGGGCGGTCGTTGGATGAACTGGTGGCGTGGATGGGCGGCGAAGTAGGACCGGTGCAGGCGGACCTGACGATGCTCGAGATCCGCGGGGTGATCCAGCGGCGGGGCGGGCTGTTTGTTCGGCGGCGGTGA
- the hisD gene encoding histidinol dehydrogenase: MLPIYDLQTPDGQAGLDACLARLRDTASATGDAAKTVADVMADVQAHGDAALVKYMQKWTDPAFDAARIRVTAEELAEAEATLAENAELRDAIQRAIDNVREYQQHVMPADTGTVTINGAELGMRWTAVDKVGLCVPGGTAVLFSTLVMLAVPAMVAGVAPENIHVMSPPPTAGTGMGTNDISPIVLGTCKMLGITNVYRIGGAQGVAALGHGTESVPQVDLIAGPGNIFVQLAKAQLGAACGTDNGFYGPSEIVTVADASANPRCVGADLIAQAEHNPGKCFLVAWEAGVIDAIVDEVETQLWERDRTEAIVNALRDESCAVVANDEAHAIEIANTFAAEHVNLAVADPQKMLDQIRHAGEVFLGDQTPVAAGDYHAGPSHCLPTGTTARFTSGVSVYTFLKRTGTVAYPSGMSSQTIADIAAMAEAEGLDGHAASARVRG; the protein is encoded by the coding sequence GTGCTACCGATCTACGACCTGCAAACTCCCGACGGCCAGGCGGGCCTCGACGCCTGCCTCGCCCGACTCCGCGACACCGCCTCGGCGACGGGCGACGCCGCCAAGACCGTGGCCGACGTGATGGCGGATGTGCAGGCCCACGGCGACGCGGCGCTGGTCAAGTACATGCAGAAGTGGACCGACCCGGCCTTCGACGCGGCCCGTATCCGTGTCACCGCCGAAGAGTTGGCCGAGGCGGAAGCCACGCTCGCGGAGAACGCCGAGCTGCGCGACGCGATCCAGCGGGCCATCGACAACGTGCGCGAATACCAGCAGCACGTCATGCCCGCCGACACGGGTACGGTCACGATCAACGGGGCCGAGCTCGGTATGCGTTGGACGGCCGTGGACAAGGTCGGGCTCTGCGTGCCCGGCGGGACCGCGGTGTTGTTCTCAACCTTGGTCATGCTCGCGGTCCCCGCGATGGTGGCCGGCGTCGCGCCCGAAAACATCCACGTCATGTCGCCGCCGCCCACGGCCGGCACGGGCATGGGCACGAACGACATCTCGCCGATCGTGCTGGGCACGTGCAAGATGCTGGGCATTACCAACGTCTATCGCATCGGCGGTGCGCAGGGCGTCGCGGCGCTGGGGCACGGCACCGAGTCGGTCCCGCAGGTCGACCTGATCGCGGGCCCCGGCAATATCTTCGTGCAACTCGCCAAAGCGCAACTGGGTGCCGCCTGCGGCACGGACAACGGGTTCTATGGCCCGTCGGAAATCGTCACCGTCGCTGACGCCTCGGCAAACCCAAGGTGTGTCGGTGCGGACCTCATCGCCCAGGCCGAGCACAACCCCGGCAAGTGTTTTCTCGTGGCTTGGGAAGCCGGCGTGATCGACGCGATTGTCGACGAAGTCGAAACGCAGCTCTGGGAGCGGGACCGGACGGAGGCGATCGTCAATGCGTTGCGTGACGAGTCGTGCGCGGTGGTGGCCAACGACGAGGCGCACGCGATCGAGATCGCCAACACGTTTGCCGCCGAGCACGTAAACCTGGCCGTGGCCGACCCGCAGAAGATGCTCGACCAAATCCGTCACGCCGGCGAGGTATTCCTCGGCGACCAAACCCCGGTCGCCGCGGGCGACTACCACGCCGGCCCGTCGCACTGCCTGCCCACCGGCACCACGGCCCGCTTCACCAGCGGCGTGAGCGTGTACACATTCCTGAAGCGCACCGGCACCGTGGCGTACCCCAGCGGGATGAGTTCTCAGACGATCGCCGACATCGCCGCCATGGCCGAGGCCGAGGGTCTCGATGGCCACGCGGCGTCGGCCCGCGTGCGGGGTTGA
- a CDS encoding TIGR04282 family arsenosugar biosynthesis glycosyltransferase, with translation MEKTVTNNNVTFSVVVMAKAAVPGRVKTRLTRGEHALSEVQASDVHSAMLDTVLARVSAHLRAPDGSQPRLILAMDDPAGAPQAAKSLGWHVVSQGEGDLGERLDRVWQGSREQTGHDGVVFFGVDSPDVPTNILESIGDALNHAAAVIGPVEDGGYWTLACRDYLPGLLTGIDWGTPAVYDQTLAIARDAGIDLQPLPGWHDVDDPADLAALVERLASTAEPHLTPLRDRLTPLAPDSSPTMSDTPTPTSSAPLPTGADQDEPMDLSDSTLLLVDDNEQNVELLQAYLEALPCRTLTAFDGEEAMSIIEDDSQPTPDLVLLDVMMPRMSGFEVCQKIKENPKTRTIPVMMVTALNELGDIERGVEAGTDDFLTKPVNKLELITRVKSLLRVRHLKRELDRTEAYIDDLERNRRSTDSDAG, from the coding sequence ATGGAAAAAACGGTTACGAACAACAACGTCACTTTTTCGGTGGTCGTCATGGCCAAGGCGGCCGTCCCGGGGCGGGTCAAAACCCGCCTGACGCGGGGCGAACACGCGTTATCGGAAGTTCAGGCGTCCGACGTTCACTCGGCCATGCTCGATACGGTCCTGGCCCGGGTCTCGGCCCACCTGCGTGCCCCGGATGGGAGTCAGCCCCGGCTGATTCTGGCGATGGATGACCCCGCGGGGGCTCCGCAGGCCGCGAAAAGCCTGGGTTGGCACGTCGTCTCGCAGGGCGAGGGCGACCTCGGAGAGCGTCTGGACCGGGTTTGGCAGGGGTCACGCGAGCAGACCGGGCACGACGGGGTGGTGTTTTTCGGGGTCGACAGCCCCGACGTGCCGACGAACATCCTCGAATCCATCGGCGACGCGCTGAACCACGCCGCCGCGGTCATCGGGCCGGTGGAAGACGGGGGTTATTGGACGCTGGCCTGCCGGGACTACCTGCCGGGACTATTAACAGGCATCGACTGGGGGACGCCTGCCGTGTACGATCAGACGCTAGCGATCGCGCGGGATGCGGGCATCGACCTGCAGCCGCTGCCCGGCTGGCACGATGTCGATGACCCGGCCGATCTCGCCGCCCTGGTCGAGCGCCTCGCCTCGACCGCTGAACCGCACCTGACCCCACTCCGCGACCGGCTCACGCCGCTCGCCCCTGACTCCTCCCCGACCATGAGCGACACCCCCACGCCGACCTCCTCCGCCCCGCTGCCCACTGGTGCCGACCAGGACGAGCCGATGGACCTCTCCGATTCGACCCTGCTACTGGTGGACGACAACGAGCAGAATGTGGAACTGCTTCAGGCCTACCTCGAAGCGCTGCCCTGCCGGACGCTGACGGCGTTCGACGGCGAAGAAGCCATGTCGATCATCGAAGACGACAGCCAACCCACGCCGGACCTGGTGTTGCTGGACGTGATGATGCCGCGGATGTCGGGCTTCGAGGTCTGCCAGAAGATCAAAGAGAACCCCAAGACGCGGACCATCCCGGTGATGATGGTCACCGCGCTCAACGAGCTCGGCGACATCGAGCGCGGCGTCGAGGCCGGCACCGACGACTTCCTCACCAAGCCCGTGAACAAGCTCGAGCTGATCACGCGCGTCAAGAGCCTGCTGCGTGTGCGTCACCTCAAGCGTGAGCTCGATCGCACCGAAGCGTACATCGACGACCTGGAACGCAACCGGCGCAGCACCGACAGCGACGCGGGCTGA